One Rhipicephalus microplus isolate Deutch F79 chromosome 4, USDA_Rmic, whole genome shotgun sequence genomic window carries:
- the LOC142814295 gene encoding cytochrome c oxidase subunit 7C, mitochondrial-like yields MNMSRVSRLAVLARNFTTSAIRRSGHDDHDTSGIPGSNLPFKINNKYGLTIKFALFFASGFGIPFFAVRHQLLKQ; encoded by the exons ATGAACATGTCTCGCGTTTCTCGACTGGCCGTTCTGGCACGGAATTTCACCACGTCAGCGATCCGAAGGAGTGGTCACGATGACCACGATACCAGCGGCATTCCTGGTTCG AACCTGCCCTTCAAGATCAATAACAAGTATGGGCTGACCATCAAGTTTGCCCTCTTTTTTGCAAGTGGCTTCGGGATCCCTTTCTTCGCAGTTCGGCATCAGCTCTTGAAGCAGTGA
- the Pldn gene encoding biogenesis of lysosomal organelles complex 1 subunit pallidin — MATTTMEQIGHVDELRALQASLGDLTRNQGLLLDTVQQENNRFADALGSLDDVLQRARVYQAKLVRIKRDMAELQQRSSRLRKRALRLQQLKQKEALQAEQQRQRDLERTRQLQPRVAPQLAPP; from the exons ATGGCTACAACTACCATGGAGCAGATAGGCCATGTGGACGAACTTCGCGCATTGCAAGCAAGCCTGGGTGATCTGAC GCGCAACCAGGGCTTGCTCTTGGACACAGTACAGCAGGAAAACAACCGCTTTGCTGACGCCTTGGGAAGTCTCGATGATGTG CTGCAGCGGGCACGAGTGTACCAGGCCAAATTGGTGCGCATCAAACGCGACATGGCAGAGCTTCAGCAGAGGAGTAGCCGCTTGCGCAAGCGTGCCTTGCGGCTGCAGCAGCTGAAGCAGAAGGAGGCCTTGCAGGCTGAGCAGCAGCGCCAGCGAGACCTGGAGCGCACACGGCAGCTGCAGCCACGTGTGGCCCCGCAGTTGGCTCCTCCTTAA